A single genomic interval of Microbulbifer variabilis harbors:
- the folD gene encoding bifunctional methylenetetrahydrofolate dehydrogenase/methenyltetrahydrofolate cyclohydrolase FolD: MSALVLDGKALAQKTEEELSARVAVLKEKSGGQTPILATILVGDDPASATYVKMKGNACRRIGMDSMQVELPSSTTTEELLAKIEALNANPNVHGILLQHPVPAQIDERACFDAISLEKDVDGVTCLGFGRMAMGEEAYGCATPKGIMRLLEAYNIEMEGKHAVVVGRSPILGKPMAAMLLNANATVTICHSRTQDLAEHIRRADIVVGAVGKPEFIKAEWIKDSAVVVDAGYHPGGVGDIELGPLTERVAAYTPVPGGVGPMTINTLIYQSVDSGERKIG; encoded by the coding sequence ATGTCTGCACTGGTTCTGGACGGCAAGGCCCTGGCACAGAAAACTGAAGAAGAACTCTCGGCTCGGGTAGCCGTACTAAAAGAGAAGAGCGGTGGGCAAACGCCAATCCTGGCGACCATCCTGGTGGGTGATGACCCCGCTTCAGCTACCTATGTAAAGATGAAGGGCAATGCTTGCCGCCGTATCGGCATGGATTCCATGCAGGTGGAACTGCCCTCCTCCACCACCACTGAAGAGTTACTCGCCAAGATTGAGGCGCTCAACGCCAACCCCAACGTCCACGGTATCCTACTTCAGCACCCGGTGCCGGCACAGATCGATGAGCGTGCCTGTTTCGACGCGATTAGCCTGGAGAAAGATGTAGATGGCGTGACCTGCCTTGGCTTTGGCCGTATGGCCATGGGTGAAGAGGCCTATGGCTGTGCAACCCCTAAAGGCATTATGCGCCTGCTGGAAGCCTACAATATCGAAATGGAAGGCAAGCACGCCGTAGTTGTGGGCCGGAGCCCTATCCTGGGTAAGCCGATGGCTGCCATGTTGTTGAACGCCAACGCCACCGTAACTATCTGCCACTCCCGCACTCAAGATCTGGCCGAACATATCCGCCGCGCCGATATCGTAGTGGGCGCCGTGGGCAAACCGGAGTTTATTAAGGCTGAGTGGATTAAAGATAGCGCTGTAGTTGTGGATGCCGGCTACCACCCAGGCGGTGTGGGCGATATTGAACTGGGCCCGCTCACTGAGCGCGTTGCCGCCTACACCCCGGTGCCCGGCGGTG